One Streptomyces sp. NBC_00554 DNA segment encodes these proteins:
- a CDS encoding AAA family ATPase: MTNDGVDVPTAAAEFDRTTVADTESAAEDERKQVLSQFPLEEWAELPLERYALGQGAPPGSGPTYCRLMEFGTPHLGSIKGGSAAKHIMYHHNSGEWRLAAPLRGMDPQDAWAELRGQFVRAFDAVGAGDFEALDDLEVLRYGPTLVTKSLATYFPQHFLPIYAAEHLRTFITLLGGEAQAGVPASRTNRQLRELVRSREEFEGWTGREVMRFLYKHFNPRQRSIWKIAPGERGRLWEECRDGGFICVGWDELGDLSQYQSDTELQQALDAHWPRSSGGSLTLARRLLAFRDLEAGDRVVANRGTDEVLATGRVDGSYRYDPDRPEFHHVVPVAWDLSHAQKLSKPQHGWRSTFAKVDPSLFARFTAHSAASGSDSVPGTGQAQAGAPVALPDDVQVVLDALERKGQVILHGPPGTGKTRLALGAALALDGRADVLGADARQRAEAQAEMLHGDRVGMVTFHPSYGYEDFVEGFKPDLSATGPGLTLALTDGLFHSLCSRAAAHPDQKFLLVIDEINRGDLPRIFGELITLLELDKRNLPVALPVSNRRFSVPPNVRVIGTMNTADRSISHLDAAVRRRFAFLPVGPDPDAVSGTVGPLDLAAFFESLNTRIARHLDADHQIGHAYLLRDGEPIATEEDLAAAFHHEVIPLLEDYCLGRAELLHRILGGLVDAETGRPLLMPPQDLADALATEFTSGVPGPDA, encoded by the coding sequence ATGACAAACGACGGGGTGGATGTACCCACGGCAGCGGCCGAGTTCGACCGGACCACCGTGGCGGACACCGAGTCGGCTGCCGAGGACGAACGCAAGCAAGTGCTGTCCCAGTTTCCGTTGGAGGAATGGGCAGAGCTACCGCTGGAGCGCTACGCCCTCGGGCAGGGCGCGCCGCCCGGGTCGGGGCCGACGTACTGCCGGCTCATGGAGTTCGGCACTCCCCACCTGGGCAGCATCAAGGGCGGCAGTGCCGCGAAGCACATCATGTACCACCACAACTCCGGCGAATGGCGGCTGGCCGCTCCGCTGAGGGGTATGGATCCGCAGGACGCATGGGCGGAACTGCGCGGACAGTTCGTCCGGGCCTTCGACGCCGTCGGGGCAGGAGACTTCGAGGCTCTGGACGACCTCGAAGTGCTGCGGTATGGGCCGACGTTGGTGACGAAGTCCCTGGCGACCTACTTCCCGCAGCACTTCCTGCCAATCTACGCGGCCGAGCATCTGCGGACGTTCATCACGCTGCTCGGCGGCGAAGCGCAGGCCGGCGTCCCCGCCTCGCGCACGAACCGACAACTGCGAGAACTCGTGCGGAGCCGTGAGGAGTTCGAGGGCTGGACGGGACGGGAAGTGATGCGCTTCCTGTACAAGCACTTCAATCCCCGGCAACGCTCCATCTGGAAGATCGCCCCCGGCGAGCGTGGCCGTCTGTGGGAGGAATGCCGGGACGGCGGGTTCATCTGCGTCGGGTGGGACGAGCTCGGCGATCTCAGCCAGTACCAGAGCGACACCGAACTACAGCAGGCCCTGGACGCGCACTGGCCGCGCAGCAGTGGCGGCAGCCTGACCCTCGCCCGCCGGCTGCTGGCCTTCCGGGACCTGGAGGCGGGAGACCGGGTCGTCGCCAACCGCGGGACGGACGAGGTGCTGGCCACCGGCCGGGTCGACGGGAGCTACCGCTACGACCCGGACCGGCCGGAGTTCCACCACGTCGTACCGGTGGCCTGGGACCTCTCCCACGCGCAGAAACTGTCGAAGCCCCAGCATGGGTGGCGGTCCACCTTCGCCAAGGTCGACCCGTCCCTCTTCGCCAGGTTCACCGCACACAGCGCCGCCTCCGGCTCCGACTCCGTCCCGGGCACGGGCCAGGCACAGGCTGGCGCGCCGGTCGCGCTGCCCGACGACGTGCAGGTCGTACTGGACGCGCTGGAGCGCAAGGGGCAGGTGATCCTGCATGGACCACCCGGTACGGGCAAGACCCGGCTCGCGCTCGGCGCCGCCCTCGCCCTGGACGGCCGCGCGGACGTGCTCGGTGCCGACGCCCGCCAACGTGCGGAGGCGCAGGCCGAGATGCTGCACGGCGACCGTGTCGGCATGGTCACCTTCCATCCCTCCTACGGCTACGAGGACTTCGTCGAGGGCTTCAAGCCGGACCTGAGCGCCACCGGCCCGGGGCTCACCCTCGCTCTTACGGACGGCCTGTTCCACAGCCTGTGCAGCCGGGCCGCCGCCCATCCCGACCAGAAGTTCTTGCTGGTCATCGACGAAATCAACCGCGGTGACCTGCCGCGGATCTTCGGCGAGTTGATCACGCTCCTCGAACTCGACAAGCGGAACCTGCCGGTCGCCCTGCCCGTCAGCAATCGACGCTTCTCCGTCCCGCCGAACGTCCGGGTCATCGGCACGATGAACACCGCCGACCGAAGCATCAGCCACCTGGACGCCGCAGTTCGCCGCCGCTTCGCGTTCCTGCCCGTGGGCCCGGATCCGGACGCGGTGTCCGGGACCGTCGGCCCTCTGGATCTGGCCGCGTTCTTCGAGTCCCTCAACACCCGCATCGCCCGCCATCTCGACGCCGACCACCAGATCGGGCACGCCTACCTGCTGCGCGACGGTGAGCCGATCGCCACCGAGGAGGATCTGGCCGCGGCCTTCCACCACGAGGTGATCCCGCTCCTGGAGGACTACTGCCTCGGCCGGGCGGAACTGCTGCACCGAATCCTCGGCGGCCTGGTCGACGCCGAGACCGGGCGTCCGCTCCTCATGCCCCCGCAGGACCTGGCGGACGCGCTGGCGACCGAGTTCACCAGCGGCGTTCCCGGCCCGGATGCCTGA
- a CDS encoding ATP-binding protein has translation MNAPTPQIPVTVHTFAQRLSSTRRGARLARLLTVERLQAWQVSPAVTERTEQIVAELAANAALYGRVQGRDFLLALTLDEAVGTLRIAVSDTRGECHPAISPEQGPDDESGRGLLLVDALADRWGTEPRPPSGKTVWAEIDQHGERPDATSGQSGSQCR, from the coding sequence ATGAACGCCCCCACGCCCCAAATCCCGGTTACCGTACACACTTTCGCCCAGCGACTCTCCTCCACCCGCCGCGGCGCCCGCCTCGCCCGACTGCTCACCGTCGAGCGGCTCCAGGCCTGGCAGGTGTCACCCGCCGTCACCGAACGGACCGAGCAGATCGTCGCCGAACTCGCCGCCAACGCGGCACTGTACGGCCGCGTCCAGGGCCGCGACTTCCTGCTGGCACTGACGCTGGACGAGGCGGTCGGCACCCTTCGTATCGCGGTGAGCGACACTCGGGGCGAGTGTCACCCCGCGATTTCCCCGGAGCAGGGTCCGGACGACGAGTCGGGCCGCGGCCTGCTCCTGGTCGACGCACTGGCCGACCGCTGGGGCACGGAGCCCCGCCCGCCCTCCGGCAAGACGGTTTGGGCGGAGATCGACCAGCACGGCGAGCGGCCGGACGCGACTTCCGGTCAATCCGGCAGCCAATGCCGTTGA
- a CDS encoding Scr1 family TA system antitoxin-like transcriptional regulator, with translation MNDGTGSLGDDDDLTAGDVEREPDPSDSLRTFGAVVQALREHAGLSRAEFGDRVRFSKHTVESVELGRRMPDESFVELGEEATGNTGAMRKSAKFLTRGEAGLAAWFRRWARLERIAVSLCTYECRLVPGLLQSEGYARAVFGNSIPPLSDDQLEAQVAARLERQKLLRERPNVPFSFIVEEHIFRRRLGGTEVTRGLLDHVLELTAPRNVTLQIMPLDAEFHACLDGPVRLLETPERRRLAYSEGQQNGRLISDSKEVSLLYQGYDTLRSQALNPQDSRGLLERMRGEL, from the coding sequence ATGAACGACGGTACGGGGAGCTTGGGCGACGACGATGACCTGACGGCCGGTGACGTCGAGCGGGAGCCAGACCCCTCCGACAGTCTGCGTACCTTCGGGGCCGTCGTCCAGGCCCTGCGTGAACACGCCGGGCTCAGCCGCGCCGAGTTCGGGGACCGGGTCCGGTTCTCCAAACACACCGTGGAGTCAGTGGAGTTGGGGCGCCGGATGCCGGACGAGTCCTTCGTGGAGCTGGGAGAGGAGGCGACGGGCAACACGGGGGCGATGCGGAAGTCGGCGAAGTTTCTTACGCGGGGGGAGGCGGGGCTGGCGGCGTGGTTCCGGCGGTGGGCTCGGCTGGAGAGGATCGCGGTCAGTCTGTGTACGTATGAGTGCAGGCTGGTGCCAGGGCTTTTACAGTCGGAGGGGTACGCGAGGGCGGTGTTCGGCAACAGCATTCCGCCGTTGTCGGACGACCAGTTGGAGGCCCAGGTCGCTGCTCGTTTGGAACGCCAGAAGCTGTTGCGTGAGAGGCCGAACGTCCCGTTCAGCTTCATCGTTGAGGAGCACATCTTCCGGCGGCGGCTCGGCGGAACCGAGGTGACACGGGGCCTGCTCGACCACGTGCTGGAACTCACTGCCCCACGCAACGTGACGCTTCAGATCATGCCGCTGGACGCCGAGTTCCACGCGTGCCTGGACGGGCCTGTGCGGCTTCTGGAGACGCCGGAGCGTCGGCGGCTGGCGTACTCGGAAGGACAGCAGAACGGGCGCCTGATCAGCGACTCGAAAGAGGTGAGCCTCCTCTATCAGGGCTATGACACACTGCGCTCGCAGGCCCTGAACCCCCAAGACTCGCGGGGCTTGTTGGAGCGAATGCGAGGAGAGCTATGA
- a CDS encoding DUF397 domain-containing protein, with protein MSATELAWFKSSYSGTQGDDCIEVAVTEQAICVRDSKDVARPYFAVGREEWSRFVGFAARS; from the coding sequence ATGAGCGCGACGGAACTCGCCTGGTTCAAGTCCAGCTACAGCGGCACCCAGGGCGACGACTGCATTGAGGTCGCCGTCACCGAACAGGCCATCTGTGTAAGGGACTCCAAAGATGTGGCGCGGCCTTACTTCGCGGTCGGGCGTGAGGAGTGGTCGCGGTTCGTGGGGTTCGCCGCGCGTTCCTGA
- a CDS encoding helix-turn-helix domain-containing protein, with product MGETVTDRVRKVMDEASVNQSAFAEGIGLSPDKLSKSLSGVRRFTSLDLARIAEYGNTTVDWLLTGREPLRPAIAARTSAPAVGEHSLDRLKDLVERFTTAHEVLELLDLSPELPELPSVRPDLKRYVDQGVTLAEDALTRLAAAGTPAIGGLDTADLLQALEHTFGVDVAKIGLPDGIDGAAWQADGFRLVMVARTKVPTRQRFTLAHELGHILARDAQDLLTETQLSPGRQKDLTEVRANVFAANLLMPRSEIDAEVREGDLTDEQLTSLVVSFQVSPSALAARLAQLGVIAPGTADRLRGLTTQDCHWLTGQSDLFEARATWSQAKRLPFRPAQLLYEAYLAGDTTLRPLAAYTGMDVDRIREALEPEPAPQEGASSSTDVDEGDLVYQP from the coding sequence ATGGGCGAAACTGTGACGGACCGTGTACGCAAGGTCATGGACGAAGCCTCGGTCAACCAGTCGGCGTTCGCCGAGGGCATCGGGCTGAGTCCCGACAAGTTGTCGAAGTCGCTCAGTGGTGTCCGCAGGTTCACGTCTCTCGATCTCGCCCGGATCGCGGAGTACGGCAACACCACGGTCGACTGGCTGCTGACCGGCCGTGAGCCGCTGCGCCCCGCCATCGCGGCCCGCACCAGCGCGCCCGCGGTCGGCGAGCACAGCCTCGACAGGCTCAAGGACCTCGTCGAAAGGTTCACCACGGCGCACGAGGTGCTGGAGCTCCTGGACCTGTCGCCCGAACTGCCGGAGCTGCCCTCTGTCCGCCCGGACCTCAAGCGTTACGTCGACCAGGGCGTGACTCTCGCAGAGGACGCACTCACCCGACTCGCCGCCGCAGGCACTCCAGCGATCGGCGGCCTGGACACCGCCGATCTGCTCCAGGCTCTGGAGCACACCTTCGGTGTTGACGTGGCGAAGATCGGTCTGCCCGATGGAATCGACGGCGCTGCCTGGCAGGCGGACGGATTCCGACTCGTCATGGTCGCGCGAACGAAGGTGCCGACCCGCCAGCGATTCACCCTCGCTCACGAACTCGGGCACATTCTGGCCAGGGACGCCCAGGACCTGCTGACAGAGACTCAACTGTCCCCGGGACGCCAGAAGGACCTGACCGAGGTGCGCGCCAACGTGTTCGCCGCGAATCTCCTGATGCCCCGGAGTGAGATCGACGCAGAGGTGAGGGAAGGCGATCTCACGGACGAGCAACTCACCTCATTGGTCGTGAGCTTCCAGGTGTCTCCCAGCGCTCTCGCGGCACGGCTCGCGCAGTTGGGCGTGATCGCCCCCGGGACGGCCGACAGGCTGCGCGGGCTCACGACGCAGGACTGTCACTGGCTGACCGGACAGAGCGACCTCTTCGAGGCCCGTGCCACGTGGTCGCAGGCCAAGCGATTGCCTTTCCGCCCGGCGCAGTTGCTGTATGAGGCGTACCTCGCGGGGGACACCACCCTGCGCCCGCTGGCCGCATACACGGGCATGGACGTCGACAGGATTCGCGAGGCGCTCGAACCCGAACCGGCTCCGCAAGAGGGCGCGTCATCCAGCACCGATGTGGATGAAGGGGACCTGGTCTACCAGCCATGA
- a CDS encoding EcsC family protein has product MSNPHYPQQPDQLPSDYELDAWRAVQQFKGRPLSQGMRNAGEHVANGVAEFGKRAAKQLENHPRAKSAVSRGQQFVAKGAQKVGAGTRKTADALPDWSGTAVQSIQKTLGRASRAGLSPKRVVALHKKRGHDVASLRDLRRLDLEQVDAVRGRAASWYFPAAAALSGAGAGLVISGGELVIAASAGAAAAPSGGAIAGAFVADAAVVLGLASRAVGQVSLFYGYDPEEPAEKLFVMSVVNVGTASSATAKNAAMADISRLTQALFRGKTWEVLNDAVVSKVSQQFAKAFGFRLTKKGLGKAVPAFGIVVGSTLNWTTLEGIVDAAEMAYRRRFLLEKYPHLADEEAAGSFPDASPDGPDDADEKISLLDEIAEAGGPDLH; this is encoded by the coding sequence ATGAGCAACCCTCACTACCCGCAGCAGCCCGATCAGCTGCCCTCGGACTACGAGCTCGACGCATGGCGTGCCGTCCAGCAGTTCAAGGGCCGCCCGCTGTCGCAAGGGATGAGAAACGCCGGCGAACACGTGGCCAACGGCGTCGCGGAGTTCGGCAAGCGTGCCGCGAAGCAACTGGAGAACCACCCGCGGGCCAAGTCGGCGGTTTCACGTGGACAGCAGTTCGTCGCCAAGGGCGCTCAGAAAGTCGGCGCCGGAACGCGCAAAACGGCCGACGCCCTGCCGGACTGGAGCGGCACTGCCGTTCAATCCATACAGAAGACGCTGGGGCGGGCCTCGCGAGCGGGCCTGTCCCCCAAACGCGTGGTGGCGCTCCACAAGAAGCGCGGGCACGACGTCGCGTCCCTCCGCGACCTGCGCCGCCTCGACCTCGAACAGGTCGACGCGGTCCGTGGACGGGCGGCGAGCTGGTACTTCCCGGCCGCCGCAGCGCTCTCGGGAGCGGGCGCGGGACTTGTGATCTCTGGGGGAGAGCTCGTCATCGCCGCCTCCGCCGGTGCCGCCGCAGCGCCTTCGGGAGGTGCGATCGCGGGCGCTTTCGTCGCCGATGCCGCGGTCGTCCTCGGACTCGCGTCCCGCGCCGTCGGCCAGGTCTCGCTGTTCTACGGCTACGACCCCGAAGAGCCCGCCGAGAAGCTCTTCGTGATGTCCGTCGTCAACGTCGGGACGGCAAGCTCGGCCACCGCCAAGAACGCCGCGATGGCCGACATCTCGCGGCTCACCCAAGCGCTCTTCCGCGGCAAGACGTGGGAGGTCCTGAACGACGCGGTTGTCAGCAAGGTTTCCCAGCAGTTCGCGAAGGCGTTCGGCTTCCGCCTCACCAAGAAGGGGCTCGGCAAGGCCGTACCCGCATTCGGGATCGTCGTCGGAAGCACCCTCAACTGGACCACTCTGGAAGGGATCGTCGACGCCGCCGAGATGGCGTACCGGCGGCGGTTCCTCCTGGAGAAGTACCCGCACCTCGCTGACGAGGAGGCAGCCGGATCGTTTCCCGACGCCAGCCCTGACGGCCCGGACGACGCCGACGAGAAGATCAGTCTGCTCGACGAGATAGCTGAGGCGGGCGGACCCGACCTCCACTGA
- a CDS encoding McrC family protein, with protein MPDRTPVQLGEYESAPLEPDQLTPRDVDRLHALQARGCLTLTRERTGWRLKADATVGVLVLDRVRVVIAPKFAIPGEQLMNWLAYALGTPVPATARRWATGPDGYADLVATALLEECERLLREGLRRDYVHHRSVEPVLRGRLDVAAQATRRYGQLDQLHVRTFDREADIWDNRVLGSALKAALTLTASPGLARALHGAAGAFPQALTPAAALRALDRTNYTRLNARYRPAHTWARLLLRGGGVTDLLTDHGTQADGLLLAMPALWEAVVRRLGTEAVGPNGGHAVPGGSGVGITVRGDLGSASTFRPDLLLSLPVHDTAHRTLLPVDAKYKRYDRHGVNAADVHQLLTYSSGYASADAPLAVIVHPQPGSHAQRTLKVRGPKGLLGNIHVLGVDTRTMPEQATAWIGSVLR; from the coding sequence ATGCCTGACCGCACCCCGGTCCAGCTCGGCGAGTACGAGTCCGCCCCGCTGGAACCCGATCAGCTCACTCCCCGGGACGTCGACCGCCTGCACGCCCTCCAGGCACGGGGCTGCCTCACCCTGACCAGGGAGCGCACAGGGTGGCGGCTCAAGGCCGACGCGACCGTCGGGGTCCTGGTCCTGGACCGTGTTCGCGTGGTCATCGCACCCAAGTTCGCCATTCCGGGAGAGCAGCTCATGAACTGGCTCGCCTACGCCCTCGGCACGCCCGTCCCAGCGACGGCCAGGCGGTGGGCCACCGGCCCCGACGGTTACGCCGATCTGGTCGCCACCGCCCTGCTCGAAGAGTGCGAGCGGCTGCTGCGGGAGGGACTGCGCCGGGATTACGTACACCACCGGAGTGTCGAACCGGTGCTCCGGGGACGCCTGGACGTCGCTGCCCAGGCCACCCGCCGCTACGGGCAACTGGACCAGCTGCACGTCCGCACCTTCGACCGGGAGGCAGACATCTGGGACAACCGCGTTCTGGGGAGCGCATTGAAGGCGGCGCTCACCCTGACCGCCAGTCCTGGCCTTGCGCGCGCTTTGCACGGCGCCGCCGGCGCCTTTCCGCAGGCCCTGACCCCGGCCGCGGCGCTCCGCGCTCTGGACCGTACTAACTACACGCGCCTGAACGCCCGCTACCGGCCCGCCCACACCTGGGCCCGCCTGCTGCTGCGCGGCGGAGGCGTGACCGATCTGCTCACCGACCACGGCACCCAGGCGGACGGTCTCCTGCTCGCCATGCCCGCCCTCTGGGAAGCCGTCGTCCGCCGTCTCGGCACCGAGGCCGTCGGCCCGAACGGCGGCCACGCCGTGCCCGGCGGAAGCGGCGTCGGCATCACAGTCCGCGGAGACCTGGGCAGTGCCTCGACCTTCCGCCCCGATCTCCTGCTCAGCCTTCCAGTACACGACACGGCACATCGCACGCTGTTGCCCGTGGACGCTAAGTACAAGCGTTACGACCGCCACGGCGTGAACGCGGCCGACGTCCACCAGCTCCTCACCTACAGCAGCGGCTACGCGTCCGCCGACGCCCCGCTCGCCGTCATCGTCCATCCTCAGCCGGGCAGTCACGCCCAGCGAACCCTCAAGGTGCGTGGCCCCAAAGGCCTGTTGGGCAATATCCACGTCCTCGGCGTCGACACCCGCACCATGCCTGAGCAGGCGACGGCCTGGATCGGCTCAGTACTGCGCTGA